The window GCTGGCCTTCGGATGGTTGATCGGTGGGGTGGCGCAGCTGGCAGTGCAGCTTCCGTCCCTGAACCGCTTCGGGTTGCTGCCCACACCTGCTCTGGTGGGGCACCCGGCGCTGCGGCGCGTGCTGGTGCAGATGGCACCGTTCACGCTCACGGCGGGCGCACGGCAGATCCTGAACGTGTACGTCACGCGGCTGCTGACGAACGGCGCGCAGTTCCCTACGGGCACCCAGACGGGGTACGCGAATGCCGAGGCGCTGTTCACGACCGTGAACGGCTTGTTCGTGGTGTCGCCGGTGCTGGCGATGTTCCCGCGCTTCGCGCAGCACGCGGCCGACAAGGACTGGGCGGCGTTCCGGGGCCTGACCGCGCAGGCAATCCGCACGACCACGTTCCTGGCCGCGCCGATGAGCGCGCTGCTGGTGGCGCTCGCCCCCTACGCGGTGAGTCTGTTCAACCTGGGGCGGGGCTTCGATCCGCAGAAGTTCCAGGCGGGGGCCGGCATCCTGACGGGGTGGGCGCTGGCGCTGGTGCCGTGGGCGCTGGTCACGGTGCTGCTCCGAACTTTCTACGCGCGGGAACGCACGCGCGAGGCCGTGGTCGTCAGTGCCGTGGGCTTCGTACTGGAGGTGTTCCTGTATGGCCGGCTGGTGCCTGTGCTGGGTTTCCTGGGCTTCGGCGTGAGCACCGCCCTGAGCGGCACGCTGATGACGGCCGCGCTGATCGTCATGTACCGCCGCGCGCTGGGCTTCCCGGCGGCAGAAGTGGCGGCGCACCTGATCCGCGTCGTGCCGCTCGCCGTGGCAGCGGGGCTGGTCGCGTCACTGGTGTCGCGCGTGCTGCCGGCGCCGGGCTTCATCGTGCCGGGGGCACTGGGGCTGGCCGTGGCCGGGGGGATGGGTCTGGGCGTGTACCTGCTGGGCGCACTGGCCCTGCGGTTGCCGGAAATGGGTGGGCTTCTGCGAAGGCTGCGGCGCTGAGTTCGCGGGCAACCCACTCTGATGTCAGTCTGCTGCGTGGCCGGCTTTCCTCAGAGGGAGCCATGGTTTCTTCCTCCCGGTAACGGCGAGGGGTCGCAGGCGGCGTGACGCAATCCCACCCCGGCCCAGCTCCTTCACGTCAGCGAGCGGCGACGCGTCTTCGTGCCGATGACGCCCCGGTACACGGCTTCCAGCGCGGCGGCGCGGGTGCCCAGGTCGTACGCGGCGGCGCTCGCACGGGCCTGGGCCTGCCACAGCGGGAGGGTGCCGGGATGCAGCGCGGCCAGCAGCCCGTCCGCCAGGGCCTGTGGCGTGGCGTCCCGCACGGTGCCGTTCACGTCCTCCTGAATGAGGTCCAGTGCGGCGGGACTGCGCGCGGCGACGAGGGGCACGCCTGCGGCGAGGGCCTCGATCATGCTCATGGGCAGCACCTCGCTGGTGCTGGCGGTCAGGAACACGTCGGCGGCGCTCAGGGCGGCGGGAATCTGTGCGTACGGCAGCGGGCCGGTGAAGGTCACGCCCTCGGGGGCGGACGCCTGGAGCGCGGCGCGGCTGGGGCCGTCCCCGATGACCAGCAGTCTCAGTTCCGGTCGGCTGGCGCGGGCCACGCCATACGCGCGCAGCAGCGTGTCCAGGTTCTTCTCCGGCGCCAGGCGGCCCAGCGACACGACCAGGGGCACACCCTGCGGAATGTGGTACTGGGCGCGCACCGCGCTGCCGTCCACCCCCTGGAAGGCACTCAGATCCACCGGATTCGGGAAGACGTCCACGCGCCCCGCGTAGCCGTACTCGCGCAGCATGTCCACCATCGCCTGACCGGGCGCGAGCACCGCCTGCACGCGCCGCGCGAAGGCGCTGATGTGCGGGCGGATGATCGCGCGGCCGAGCCTCGGCGGCACCGGCGTGTAATGCAGATACTCGTCGTACTGCGTGTGTGCCGTGTACACCACGGGCGCGCCTGTGATCCGCGCCCAGCGCAACGCCAGTTGCCCCGCCAGGAAGGGGTGCATGGTGTGCAGCACGTCCAGGTCGCGCAGCGGCAGCCGCGAGGTCAGCAGTGGCCCCGGCGCGAGCATCACGGGGTAGTCCGGCGGGGCGCCCAGCGCCCTGGCGCCGGCGAAGGACGTGTTCAGGCGGTACACGCCGTCCTCGGCGGGCGGCATCAGCGGGTGGCGCGGCGCGAAGATCCTCACCTCGTGCCCCCGCTCGCGCAGGCCGCGGGCATACAGGGCGGTGCTCGTCGCAACGCCGTTGCGCGAGG of the Deinococcus sp. KSM4-11 genome contains:
- the murJ gene encoding murein biosynthesis integral membrane protein MurJ, which translates into the protein MEFPADVNPRAPRRSLRVNTLIVMAGTLGSRVSGIVRQQIINLFDTSLTDAFNVAVKVPNLLRELLAEGALVNSFIPIYKSLDTTERRKLAQSFSGVMIAVNLILMALGILAAPWIVNLLTAADANIDRAVAVYMTQLVMPFLTLISLSAVAMGLLNADEHFRESSFAPVAFNLASIVALLLLPDTATWLAFGWLIGGVAQLAVQLPSLNRFGLLPTPALVGHPALRRVLVQMAPFTLTAGARQILNVYVTRLLTNGAQFPTGTQTGYANAEALFTTVNGLFVVSPVLAMFPRFAQHAADKDWAAFRGLTAQAIRTTTFLAAPMSALLVALAPYAVSLFNLGRGFDPQKFQAGAGILTGWALALVPWALVTVLLRTFYARERTREAVVVSAVGFVLEVFLYGRLVPVLGFLGFGVSTALSGTLMTAALIVMYRRALGFPAAEVAAHLIRVVPLAVAAGLVASLVSRVLPAPGFIVPGALGLAVAGGMGLGVYLLGALALRLPEMGGLLRRLRR
- a CDS encoding glycosyltransferase, translated to MRIGIVTATYSPSRNGVATSTALYARGLRERGHEVRIFAPRHPLMPPAEDGVYRLNTSFAGARALGAPPDYPVMLAPGPLLTSRLPLRDLDVLHTMHPFLAGQLALRWARITGAPVVYTAHTQYDEYLHYTPVPPRLGRAIIRPHISAFARRVQAVLAPGQAMVDMLREYGYAGRVDVFPNPVDLSAFQGVDGSAVRAQYHIPQGVPLVVSLGRLAPEKNLDTLLRAYGVARASRPELRLLVIGDGPSRAALQASAPEGVTFTGPLPYAQIPAALSAADVFLTASTSEVLPMSMIEALAAGVPLVAARSPAALDLIQEDVNGTVRDATPQALADGLLAALHPGTLPLWQAQARASAAAYDLGTRAAALEAVYRGVIGTKTRRRSLT